Proteins co-encoded in one Labilithrix sp. genomic window:
- a CDS encoding ketoacyl-ACP synthase III: MPNAFISGTGFYVPPRRVTNDDLVKEYGIETTNEWILQRTGIEERRFAEEGVRTSDLGLYAAEKAIARAGIAKTDLDMILFATLSPDHCFPGSGVYLQRKLGLCDGPNAKFVPALDVRNQCSGFVYSLGTAVSMVKSGACKHVLVVGAEVHSAAIDLTTRGRGVSSLFGDGAGAVIVSATDEDRGVRSWKLGADGRGADALCQKVWDIGRRPFLPQDEKGRGIVEPDVMWAHMEGKHVFKNAVERMLGVLMEVCLAAGCTGDQIDLFCFHQANLRINQYIQEALKIPNEKIVHNIQRYGNTTAATIPILLAEAEESGKLRRGMKVAMIAFGSGFTWGGAIADW; encoded by the coding sequence GTGCCGAACGCCTTCATCTCGGGAACCGGGTTCTACGTCCCTCCGCGTCGCGTGACGAACGACGACCTCGTCAAGGAGTACGGGATCGAGACCACGAACGAGTGGATCCTCCAGCGCACCGGCATCGAAGAACGTCGCTTCGCCGAGGAGGGCGTTCGCACGAGCGACCTCGGGCTCTACGCCGCCGAGAAGGCGATCGCGCGCGCCGGGATCGCGAAGACCGATCTCGACATGATCCTCTTCGCGACGCTCTCGCCGGACCACTGCTTTCCAGGCTCCGGCGTGTACCTGCAGAGGAAGCTGGGTCTCTGCGACGGACCGAACGCGAAGTTCGTCCCCGCGCTCGACGTGCGAAACCAGTGCTCCGGGTTCGTCTACTCGCTCGGCACGGCCGTCTCGATGGTGAAGTCGGGCGCGTGCAAACACGTCCTCGTCGTCGGCGCCGAGGTCCACTCTGCCGCGATCGACCTCACCACGCGCGGACGCGGCGTGTCCTCGCTCTTCGGCGACGGCGCCGGCGCCGTCATCGTCAGCGCGACCGACGAAGACCGCGGCGTCCGTTCGTGGAAGCTCGGCGCCGACGGGCGCGGCGCCGACGCGCTCTGCCAGAAGGTCTGGGACATCGGCCGCCGCCCCTTCCTCCCGCAGGACGAGAAGGGCCGCGGCATCGTCGAGCCCGACGTGATGTGGGCTCACATGGAAGGGAAACACGTGTTCAAGAACGCCGTGGAGCGCATGCTCGGCGTCTTGATGGAAGTCTGTCTCGCCGCGGGCTGCACCGGCGATCAGATCGATCTCTTCTGCTTCCACCAGGCGAACCTGCGCATCAACCAGTACATCCAGGAAGCGCTGAAGATCCCGAACGAGAAGATCGTCCACAACATCCAGCGCTACGGAAACACGACCGCCGCGACGATCCCGATCCTCCTCGCCGAGGCGGAGGAGAGCGGGAAGCTGCGTCGCGGGATGAAGGTCGCGATGATCGCCTTCGGCTCCGGCTTCACCTGGGGCGGCGCGATCGCCGACTGGTGA
- a CDS encoding thioredoxin family protein: MLALAAVVACTRTEKEPVPEPPAKTSGSPLVLAPPGVRIVKAPAGDNAATLIKAERERTMAESRDLLVYVGAKWCEPCQRFHHAAAEGKLDNEFPNLTVMEFDLDVDRDRIVAAGYASQFIPLFVVPDADGHPTDKRVEGGIKGEAAVLDLTKKLRPLFAQK; this comes from the coding sequence GTGCTGGCGCTCGCCGCCGTCGTCGCGTGCACGCGGACGGAGAAGGAGCCTGTCCCGGAGCCTCCGGCCAAGACGAGCGGCTCGCCGCTGGTCCTCGCGCCGCCGGGCGTCCGCATCGTGAAGGCGCCGGCGGGCGACAACGCGGCGACCCTCATCAAGGCGGAGCGCGAGCGCACGATGGCGGAGAGCCGCGACCTCCTCGTCTACGTGGGGGCCAAGTGGTGCGAGCCCTGCCAGCGCTTCCATCACGCGGCAGCGGAGGGGAAGCTCGACAACGAGTTCCCGAACCTCACCGTGATGGAGTTCGATCTCGACGTCGATCGCGATCGCATCGTCGCGGCGGGCTACGCGTCCCAGTTCATCCCGCTCTTCGTCGTGCCCGACGCGGACGGCCACCCGACCGACAAGCGCGTCGAGGGCGGCATCAAGGGCGAGGCCGCCGTCCTGGACCTGACCAAGAAGCTACGTCCCCTCTTCGCGCAGAAGTAA
- a CDS encoding SH3 domain-containing protein: protein MKLLPLAFVAGCLSAVTCLSGCSAQTSEEDVGDSTSDLTAGQDAVVAVDHLNLRGGPSTDHAVLAVMVGGERVRVRGGNENGFVPVTYDGIEGWAYEEYLRATGAPAPIGSLADAVAELASEAPRRSPGTELGIAVMNLSTGEYAGAGDDVRHVSASSAKVMWVAAAMRAGAGVGDIAGPIFQSSDNHLSGTAIDRAGGIDAVNETYWNVFGMDKSITANWSFGARRVAREQGLLGGDNYFTPRNVITFLSKLDAGELLGDRTDELETYMTWSPRSGWGGWMGTLLPANARASMMHKAGWLPPPDYAQYSTLNDVGIVQVPGGDRYAIALLARYGRNYGAEASMVERASCVVYRTIANDASLGCRD from the coding sequence ATGAAGCTCCTTCCTCTCGCTTTCGTCGCCGGTTGCCTCTCGGCGGTCACATGCCTGTCCGGCTGCTCTGCCCAGACGTCGGAGGAGGACGTCGGCGACTCGACGTCGGACCTCACCGCCGGACAGGACGCGGTCGTGGCCGTCGATCACTTGAACCTGCGCGGCGGTCCGTCGACGGACCACGCCGTCCTCGCCGTCATGGTCGGCGGCGAACGCGTGCGCGTGCGCGGCGGCAACGAGAACGGCTTCGTCCCCGTCACGTACGACGGCATCGAGGGCTGGGCCTACGAGGAGTACCTCCGCGCGACGGGCGCGCCTGCGCCGATCGGATCGCTCGCCGACGCCGTCGCAGAGCTCGCGAGCGAGGCGCCGCGGCGATCGCCCGGCACCGAGCTCGGCATCGCGGTGATGAACCTGTCGACCGGCGAGTACGCGGGCGCCGGTGACGACGTGCGCCACGTCTCGGCGAGCTCGGCCAAGGTGATGTGGGTCGCGGCCGCGATGCGCGCGGGCGCCGGCGTCGGCGACATCGCGGGGCCGATCTTCCAGAGCTCGGACAACCACCTCTCCGGCACCGCGATCGATCGCGCGGGCGGCATCGACGCGGTCAACGAGACGTACTGGAACGTCTTCGGGATGGACAAGAGCATCACCGCGAACTGGAGCTTCGGCGCGCGCCGCGTCGCGCGCGAGCAGGGGCTCCTCGGCGGCGACAACTACTTCACGCCGCGCAACGTGATCACGTTCCTCTCGAAGCTCGACGCGGGCGAGCTCCTCGGCGATCGCACCGACGAGCTCGAGACGTACATGACGTGGTCGCCGCGGAGCGGGTGGGGCGGCTGGATGGGTACGCTCCTCCCCGCGAACGCGCGCGCGTCGATGATGCACAAGGCCGGCTGGCTCCCGCCGCCCGACTACGCGCAGTACAGCACGCTCAACGACGTCGGCATCGTCCAGGTGCCGGGCGGCGATCGCTACGCGATCGCGCTCCTCGCGCGCTACGGCCGCAACTACGGCGCCGAGGCGAGCATGGTCGAGCGAGCGTCGTGCGTCGTCTACCGGACGATCGCGAACGACGCCTCGCTCGGCTGCCGCGACTGA
- the aceA gene encoding isocitrate lyase, translated as MSAARTVELHEPISAEREARWAGIKRNYTDADVAKLRGSFKIDYTLARLGAERLWKLLHERDYVAALGALTGNMAVQQVRAGLEAIYLSGWQVAADANSAGQMYPDQSLYPADSVPKVVKKINDALLRADQIEHAEGKAQRYWLAPIMADAEAGFGGPLNAYELMKGMIEAGAAGVHFEDQLASEKKCGHMGGKVLIPTSAFLRTLTAARLAADVAGVPTLLVARTDADSAKLLTSDVDERDHPFIQKGERTAEGFFRIKSGVDTAIARGLAYAPYADLVWCETSTPDLAQAKKFAEGIRKEFPNKMLAYNCSPSFNWKKHLDDATIAKFQRELGAMGYKFQFVTLAGFHALNFGMFELARKYKDAGMAAYSELQQAEFAAEKVGYTATRHQREVGTGYFDQVAEVISGGKASTLALEDSTEKHQF; from the coding sequence ATGAGCGCAGCCCGCACCGTTGAACTGCACGAACCCATCTCGGCCGAGCGCGAGGCGCGCTGGGCGGGCATCAAGCGCAACTACACCGACGCGGACGTCGCGAAGCTCCGCGGCTCGTTCAAGATCGACTACACGCTCGCGCGCCTCGGCGCCGAGCGGCTGTGGAAGCTCCTCCACGAACGCGACTACGTCGCCGCCCTCGGCGCCCTCACCGGCAACATGGCGGTGCAGCAGGTGCGCGCCGGCCTCGAGGCGATCTACCTCTCGGGCTGGCAGGTCGCCGCCGACGCGAACAGCGCCGGCCAGATGTACCCCGACCAGAGCCTCTACCCCGCGGACTCGGTCCCGAAGGTCGTGAAGAAGATCAACGACGCGCTCCTCCGCGCCGATCAGATCGAGCACGCCGAGGGCAAGGCGCAGCGCTACTGGCTCGCGCCGATCATGGCCGACGCCGAGGCCGGCTTCGGCGGCCCCCTCAACGCGTACGAGCTCATGAAGGGCATGATCGAGGCCGGCGCGGCGGGCGTTCACTTCGAGGACCAGCTCGCGAGCGAGAAGAAGTGCGGGCACATGGGCGGCAAGGTCCTCATCCCGACCTCCGCGTTCCTCCGCACCCTCACCGCCGCGCGGCTCGCCGCCGACGTCGCCGGCGTCCCCACCCTCCTCGTCGCCCGCACCGACGCCGACAGCGCGAAGCTCCTCACGAGCGACGTCGACGAGCGCGACCACCCCTTCATCCAGAAGGGCGAGCGCACGGCGGAGGGCTTCTTCCGCATCAAGAGCGGCGTCGACACCGCGATCGCGCGCGGCCTCGCCTACGCGCCGTACGCGGACCTCGTCTGGTGCGAGACGTCGACGCCCGACCTCGCGCAGGCGAAGAAGTTCGCGGAGGGGATCCGGAAGGAGTTCCCGAACAAGATGCTCGCGTACAACTGCTCGCCGAGCTTCAACTGGAAGAAGCACCTCGACGACGCGACGATCGCCAAGTTCCAGCGCGAGCTCGGCGCGATGGGCTACAAGTTCCAGTTCGTCACCCTCGCCGGCTTCCACGCGCTGAACTTCGGGATGTTCGAGCTCGCGCGGAAATACAAGGACGCCGGGATGGCGGCGTACTCCGAGCTCCAGCAGGCGGAGTTCGCCGCGGAGAAGGTCGGGTACACCGCCACGCGCCACCAGCGCGAGGTCGGCACCGGCTACTTCGATCAGGTCGCGGAGGTGATCTCCGGCGGCAAGGCGTCGACCCTCGCGCTCGAGGACTCGACCGAGAAGCACCAGTTCTGA
- the aceB gene encoding malate synthase A, with protein sequence MTAPITLSGAHVDGQEGILTDAALAFVADLVRTFRPRVKELLARRAERQKAFDGGALPDFLPETASVRAGDWTCAPEPAVLLDRRVEITGPVDRKMIINALNSGASVFMADFEDATTPTWSNLIEGQKNLFDAVRRTITFQQGEKRYALNDATAILFVRPRGWHLPEKHVQVDGEIAPGALVDFGLFFFHNAKEQIARGLGPFFYLPKMESHLEARLWNDVFNHAQDKLGIPRGTIKGTCLIETLPAAFEMDEILYELREHSAGLNCGRWDYIFSFIKKRANDESALLPDRGQVTMDKAFLDAYVTLLIETCHRRGVHAMGGMAAQIPIKNDPAKNEAALAKVKADKLREVTKGHDGTWVAHPGLVPIAKAIFDEHMPAKNQLDKRIAAKVTREDLLRPHEGTRTEEGLRHNVRVGILYLEAWLRGQGCVPIYDLMEDAATAEIARAQVWQWIHHAAPLADGSVVDAARFETVVSEETPKLDGSGRPKLAEARDLFVRLTLAPRFEEFLTLPAYELVTTQENAR encoded by the coding sequence ATGACGGCGCCCATCACCCTCTCAGGAGCTCACGTCGACGGCCAGGAAGGGATCCTGACCGACGCCGCCCTCGCCTTCGTCGCGGACCTCGTCCGGACGTTCCGCCCCCGCGTGAAGGAGCTGCTCGCTCGCCGCGCCGAGCGGCAGAAGGCCTTCGACGGCGGGGCCCTCCCCGACTTCCTCCCCGAGACCGCGAGCGTGCGCGCCGGCGACTGGACGTGCGCGCCCGAGCCGGCCGTCCTCCTCGATCGCCGCGTCGAGATCACGGGGCCGGTCGATCGGAAGATGATCATCAACGCGCTGAACTCCGGCGCGAGCGTCTTCATGGCGGACTTCGAGGACGCGACCACGCCGACGTGGTCGAACCTGATCGAAGGACAGAAGAACCTCTTCGACGCGGTCCGCCGCACGATCACCTTCCAGCAAGGCGAGAAGCGCTACGCGCTGAACGACGCGACGGCGATCCTCTTCGTCCGCCCCCGCGGCTGGCACCTCCCCGAGAAGCACGTCCAGGTCGACGGCGAGATCGCGCCCGGCGCGCTCGTCGACTTCGGTCTCTTCTTCTTCCACAACGCGAAGGAGCAGATCGCGCGCGGCCTCGGCCCGTTCTTCTACCTCCCGAAGATGGAGAGCCACCTCGAGGCGCGGCTCTGGAACGACGTCTTCAATCACGCGCAAGACAAGCTCGGGATCCCGCGCGGCACGATCAAGGGCACCTGCCTCATCGAGACGCTGCCGGCCGCGTTCGAGATGGACGAGATCCTCTACGAGCTCCGCGAGCACTCCGCCGGCCTCAACTGCGGGCGCTGGGACTACATCTTCAGCTTCATCAAGAAGCGCGCGAACGACGAGTCGGCGCTCCTCCCCGACCGCGGTCAGGTCACGATGGACAAGGCGTTCCTCGACGCCTACGTCACGCTCCTGATCGAGACGTGCCACCGCCGCGGCGTGCACGCGATGGGCGGCATGGCCGCGCAGATCCCGATCAAGAACGATCCGGCGAAGAACGAGGCCGCGCTCGCGAAGGTGAAGGCCGACAAGCTCCGCGAGGTGACGAAGGGCCACGACGGCACCTGGGTCGCGCACCCGGGCCTCGTCCCGATCGCGAAGGCGATCTTCGACGAGCACATGCCGGCGAAGAACCAGCTCGACAAACGCATCGCCGCGAAGGTGACGCGCGAAGACCTGCTCCGGCCGCACGAGGGCACGCGCACGGAGGAGGGCCTCCGCCACAACGTGCGCGTCGGCATCCTCTACCTCGAGGCCTGGCTCCGCGGTCAGGGCTGCGTCCCGATCTACGACCTCATGGAGGACGCCGCGACGGCGGAGATCGCGCGCGCGCAGGTCTGGCAATGGATCCACCACGCCGCCCCCCTCGCCGACGGCTCCGTCGTCGACGCAGCGCGCTTCGAGACGGTCGTGTCCGAAGAGACGCCGAAGCTCGACGGCTCCGGCCGCCCCAAGCTCGCCGAAGCGCGCGACCTCTTCGTGCGCCTCACCCTCGCTCCTCGCTTCGAGGAGTTCTTGACCCTCCCCGCCTACGAGCTCGTGACCACCCAGGAGAATGCCCGATGA
- a CDS encoding DUF2083 domain-containing protein translates to MTRPPQALATETKTPLRQTSEAPKFGAKVRALRRREGLSQVQLADKIGISPSYLNLIENNRRPLPANLLIKLAQLFSVDVHSFATDEDARLMSDLTEAFADPIFEDHDLTSVDLREMAAASPSAARAVLTLYRAYQASRAQADDLSSRLSDGEEAAPAAAHLPSEEVTDLIQRASNHFPELEAAAEQIAARAKLGLDDLYAGLVRYLDKQLGTQVQIARWGSERGVLRRFDPNRNVLVLSELLPTRSRTFQLAHQIAVMTQGAVMDRITADARLTTEESRGLARVTLANYFAGAMLMPYAPFLEAAKQERYDIDVLGRRFRVGFEQVCHRLTTLRRPGAEGVPFHMMRIDVAGNISKRFSASGIRFARFSGACPRWNVFSAFLTPGMIRIQVSRMPDGNVFFCLARTIQKDSGGYHAQHPVQAIGLGCRVEYARELVYSDGIDVTSVDTCVPVGVTCRLCERTDCEQRALPSLRVPLRVDQNVRGVSLYAPIQPR, encoded by the coding sequence ATGACACGGCCGCCACAGGCGCTCGCGACCGAGACCAAGACGCCACTGCGTCAAACCAGCGAGGCTCCGAAATTCGGCGCGAAAGTGCGGGCGTTGCGGCGGCGTGAAGGGCTGTCGCAGGTGCAGCTCGCGGACAAGATCGGGATCTCGCCGAGCTACCTCAACCTGATCGAGAACAACCGCCGGCCCCTCCCGGCGAACCTCCTCATCAAGCTCGCGCAGCTCTTCTCGGTCGACGTCCACTCGTTCGCGACCGACGAGGACGCGCGCCTGATGAGCGATCTCACGGAGGCGTTCGCGGATCCCATCTTCGAGGACCACGACCTCACCTCGGTCGACCTCCGCGAGATGGCGGCGGCGAGCCCGAGCGCGGCGCGCGCGGTGCTCACGCTCTACCGCGCGTACCAGGCGAGCCGCGCGCAGGCGGACGATCTCTCCTCGCGCCTCTCCGACGGCGAGGAGGCCGCGCCCGCGGCGGCGCACCTCCCGAGCGAGGAGGTGACCGATCTCATCCAGCGCGCGTCGAACCACTTCCCCGAGCTCGAGGCGGCGGCGGAGCAGATCGCGGCGCGGGCGAAGCTCGGGCTCGACGATCTCTACGCCGGGCTCGTCCGCTACCTCGACAAGCAGCTCGGTACGCAGGTGCAGATCGCGCGGTGGGGCTCGGAGCGCGGCGTCCTTCGCCGCTTCGATCCGAACCGCAACGTGCTCGTGCTCTCGGAGCTCCTGCCCACGCGCAGCCGCACGTTCCAGCTCGCGCACCAGATCGCGGTGATGACGCAGGGCGCGGTGATGGACCGGATCACGGCCGACGCGCGCCTCACGACCGAGGAGTCGCGCGGGCTCGCGCGCGTGACGCTCGCGAACTACTTCGCCGGCGCGATGCTCATGCCGTACGCGCCGTTCCTCGAGGCGGCGAAGCAGGAGCGCTACGACATCGACGTGCTCGGGCGTCGCTTCCGCGTCGGCTTCGAACAGGTCTGTCATCGCTTGACGACGCTGCGGCGACCCGGGGCGGAGGGCGTGCCGTTCCACATGATGCGGATCGACGTGGCGGGGAACATCTCGAAGCGCTTCAGCGCCTCGGGGATCCGGTTCGCGCGGTTCTCCGGCGCGTGCCCGCGCTGGAACGTGTTCAGCGCGTTCCTCACGCCGGGCATGATCCGCATCCAGGTGTCGCGGATGCCGGACGGCAACGTGTTCTTCTGCCTCGCGCGCACGATCCAGAAGGACTCCGGCGGCTATCACGCGCAGCATCCCGTCCAGGCGATCGGGCTCGGCTGCCGGGTCGAGTACGCGCGTGAGCTCGTGTATTCGGACGGCATCGACGTCACGAGCGTCGACACGTGCGTGCCGGTCGGCGTCACGTGCCGGCTGTGCGAGCGCACCGACTGCGAGCAGCGCGCGTTGCCGTCGCTCCGCGTGCCGCTCCGGGTCGATCAGAACGTGCGCGGCGTGTCGCTCTATGCGCCGATCCAGCCACGGTAA
- a CDS encoding FHA domain-containing protein has product MSRTSAAKVGRWLAGKERRDEAVALLCAWAANGPNDKEGQELLAEAFRLDPGSQLAQLAFERMEGIAAKDHAPLEQAIATWTADEIAKLEKQIVRPNFIRAQVGFNNNVKYNGLVFHIQTEDSGLDKPHIITHLFADGGRIIKSHKRIYASEVKRDDVAKFVRALMKGQHMEMALMLREGKFDEVIAGRAIGGMHTLEEPPRTAEKLATKKEERVEAAPAARSIPPPAPPPPVADTSELSRLVAQAPVQKSYFRLNVVRSLTGGPAFYEPKGENAVIGRLGPISLEAERFCHPREAEINWKQGRIWLNDLEEGNGVFLRIRQPVELEIGDEFMVGDQVLLIERNPEPNDGPGPGPTYFYSSPKWPSSFRVVQLFEGGAKGACVVARGTTMQIGSAIGDFVFTADPLVEDQHCLVEEQAGSIVLSDLGSRTGVFVRIKGEQELVAGDEIIVGRTRMQLEALQV; this is encoded by the coding sequence ATGTCTCGGACTTCGGCGGCCAAAGTCGGGCGCTGGCTAGCAGGAAAAGAGAGACGCGACGAAGCGGTCGCCCTCCTCTGTGCGTGGGCGGCGAACGGGCCGAACGACAAGGAGGGGCAGGAGCTCCTTGCGGAGGCGTTCCGTCTCGATCCGGGGTCGCAGCTCGCGCAGCTCGCGTTCGAGCGCATGGAAGGCATCGCGGCGAAGGACCACGCGCCGCTCGAGCAAGCGATCGCGACGTGGACCGCCGACGAGATCGCGAAGCTCGAGAAGCAGATCGTCCGCCCGAACTTCATTCGCGCGCAGGTCGGCTTCAACAACAACGTCAAGTACAACGGCCTCGTCTTCCACATCCAGACGGAGGACTCCGGCCTCGACAAGCCGCACATCATCACGCACCTCTTCGCGGACGGCGGCCGCATCATCAAGAGCCACAAGCGCATCTACGCGAGCGAGGTGAAGCGCGACGACGTCGCGAAGTTCGTGCGCGCGCTGATGAAGGGCCAGCACATGGAGATGGCCCTCATGCTGCGCGAGGGCAAGTTCGACGAGGTCATCGCCGGCCGCGCGATCGGCGGCATGCACACGCTGGAGGAGCCGCCGCGCACGGCGGAGAAGCTCGCGACGAAGAAGGAGGAGCGCGTCGAGGCCGCGCCGGCCGCGCGCTCGATCCCGCCGCCCGCGCCTCCGCCGCCGGTCGCGGACACGTCGGAGCTCTCGCGCCTCGTCGCGCAGGCGCCGGTGCAGAAGTCGTATTTCCGCCTCAACGTCGTGCGCAGCCTCACCGGCGGTCCGGCGTTCTACGAGCCGAAGGGCGAGAACGCGGTCATCGGGCGGCTGGGGCCGATCTCGCTCGAGGCGGAGCGCTTCTGCCATCCGCGCGAGGCGGAGATCAACTGGAAGCAGGGGCGCATCTGGCTGAACGATCTCGAGGAGGGCAACGGCGTCTTCTTGCGCATTCGCCAGCCGGTCGAGCTCGAGATCGGCGACGAGTTCATGGTCGGCGATCAGGTGCTCCTCATCGAGCGCAACCCCGAGCCGAACGACGGCCCGGGTCCGGGCCCGACGTACTTCTACTCGTCGCCGAAGTGGCCTTCGTCGTTCCGCGTCGTGCAGCTCTTCGAGGGCGGCGCGAAGGGCGCGTGCGTCGTCGCGCGCGGGACGACGATGCAGATCGGCTCCGCGATCGGCGACTTCGTGTTCACCGCGGATCCGCTCGTCGAGGATCAGCACTGCCTCGTCGAAGAGCAGGCCGGCTCGATCGTCCTCTCGGACCTCGGCTCGCGCACCGGCGTCTTCGTCCGCATCAAGGGCGAACAGGAGCTCGTCGCCGGCGACGAAATCATCGTCGGCCGCACGCGCATGCAGCTCGAGGCGCTGCAGGTTTAG
- a CDS encoding serine/threonine protein kinase, which yields MKKGHVAEPGSVLGDKYRIVRTLGTGGMGVVYEARHIELGQRVALKLLQNVDDEEHVHRFLREARASVRLKSDHAAKVVDVGRLESGAPYMVMELLAGTDLGELCAARPLPAPLAVAYVLQACEAVAEAHALGIVHRDLKPSNLFLTERADGQPLIKVLDFGIAKMIRHEGSDKLTGTGAVMGSPRYMSPEQLRSSRDVDQRTDIWSLGVCLYELVSGQTPFQASAVPELYVLVLRDPPIPIQRWRPDLSPGLVATIMKCLEKDPARRFSSVFELASALEPFALDDARGSAARISRVLAKTGRSDPPPSIEQAILAAESAPSVATSAARVEPTVVVPRRGRGWLLASTFAVTTIAGLGAGAFFLRASWGRTPPSATPSASVASVASAAHVPNDALGVAPPPSEVPAPPAVAVASVSASAPPMTPTPQHPHPHSVTSAGRTAARSSAPSSPAPTPAPAPPPSSRLKTNFE from the coding sequence ATGAAGAAGGGCCACGTCGCAGAGCCGGGCAGCGTGCTCGGGGACAAGTACCGGATCGTGCGGACGCTCGGGACCGGCGGCATGGGCGTCGTGTACGAGGCTCGACACATCGAGCTCGGGCAGCGCGTGGCGCTGAAGCTCCTTCAGAACGTCGACGACGAAGAGCACGTCCACCGCTTCCTCCGCGAGGCGCGCGCGTCCGTTCGCCTGAAGAGCGACCACGCCGCGAAGGTCGTCGACGTCGGGCGCCTCGAGTCCGGCGCGCCGTACATGGTGATGGAGCTGCTCGCCGGCACGGACCTCGGCGAGCTCTGCGCGGCGCGGCCGCTGCCTGCGCCGCTCGCCGTCGCGTACGTCCTTCAGGCTTGCGAGGCCGTCGCCGAAGCGCACGCCCTCGGCATCGTGCATCGCGACCTGAAGCCGTCCAACCTGTTCCTCACCGAGCGCGCCGACGGACAGCCCCTCATCAAGGTGCTCGACTTCGGCATCGCGAAGATGATCCGGCACGAGGGGAGCGACAAGCTGACCGGGACCGGCGCCGTCATGGGCTCGCCGAGGTACATGTCGCCGGAGCAGCTGCGCTCCTCGCGCGACGTCGATCAACGGACGGACATCTGGTCGCTCGGCGTCTGCCTCTACGAGCTCGTCAGCGGGCAGACGCCGTTCCAGGCGTCGGCCGTGCCGGAGCTCTACGTGCTCGTCCTCAGGGATCCGCCGATCCCGATCCAGCGATGGCGGCCCGATCTGTCGCCCGGTCTCGTCGCGACGATCATGAAGTGCCTCGAGAAGGACCCCGCGCGCCGCTTCTCGTCGGTGTTCGAGCTCGCGAGCGCGCTCGAGCCGTTCGCGCTCGACGACGCGCGCGGATCCGCGGCTCGGATCTCACGCGTCCTCGCGAAGACCGGACGGTCGGATCCGCCGCCGTCGATCGAGCAGGCCATCCTCGCGGCCGAGAGCGCCCCGAGCGTGGCGACCAGCGCCGCGCGCGTGGAGCCCACCGTCGTCGTGCCGCGCCGCGGCCGCGGCTGGCTCCTCGCGAGCACCTTCGCGGTCACGACGATCGCCGGCCTCGGCGCCGGCGCGTTCTTCCTCCGAGCCTCGTGGGGCCGCACCCCGCCGAGCGCGACACCGAGCGCGTCGGTCGCGTCGGTCGCGTCCGCGGCGCACGTCCCGAACGACGCGCTCGGCGTGGCGCCTCCGCCCTCCGAGGTGCCGGCGCCGCCGGCGGTCGCCGTCGCGTCCGTGTCCGCGTCCGCGCCGCCGATGACGCCGACCCCGCAGCACCCGCACCCGCACTCCGTCACGAGCGCCGGCCGCACCGCCGCTCGTTCGTCCGCGCCGTCGAGCCCCGCCCCCACCCCCGCGCCGGCGCCCCCACCGTCGTCCCGGCTCAAGACGAACTTCGAGTAG